One genomic segment of Cellulophaga sp. HaHaR_3_176 includes these proteins:
- a CDS encoding PleD family two-component system response regulator: MDKLKLLLAEDDELLASLLDFRLKKAGYEVILCVDGKKVKEYLKDHTPDVIVSDIMMPYFSGLEVTDYVRNQLNLKIPIIILSSAGNEENVLNAFKLGANDFLPKPVSPAELLLRLTKELA; the protein is encoded by the coding sequence ATGGATAAATTAAAATTATTGTTAGCAGAAGATGATGAGTTACTGGCTTCATTGCTAGATTTTCGTTTAAAAAAAGCTGGTTATGAAGTTATACTATGTGTTGATGGAAAAAAAGTAAAAGAATACTTAAAAGATCATACACCAGATGTTATCGTTTCTGATATTATGATGCCTTATTTTTCAGGCTTAGAGGTAACAGATTATGTTAGAAATCAATTAAACCTAAAAATACCAATTATTATTCTATCATCAGCGGGTAATGAAGAAAATGTATTGAACGCATTTAAGTTAGGTGCGAATGATTTTTTGCCCAAACCAGTAAGTCCAGCCGAATTATTATTAAGATTAACAAAAGAATTAGCCTAA
- a CDS encoding HEAT repeat domain-containing protein yields the protein MITAPKVHTNLLWDLSILFSVLALVYFSAIFYYRIKFKKNSADTAKRKKELAPMVSEFLFYQENEGTKEENNSYIEQKIAIRELLKDKRNENVLSEILLDLRKDVSGDTMKSLFKLYKDLNLEIKAFEKLRSFKWQKISQGMFELTQMQVKESYSFISRFINDKRSVVRKQAEISTVTLMDEGISYFLDTTKYQISEWQQLKILEVISGVKGFEPPRFNKWLTSNNRDVVLFSLRLIKHYDQNESEESIISLVRHRDNKIKNEAIDCIKKFNFKSSRSILKAIFKTNNSHIKLAILDALASFENKEDIKFLEKVYRKDFNFTVKSKALSAINTIYPGHVIPSENLDEIPASLKGKIVAKVEEKTTIINTPVIVEPIGNEKQIINDPTEVFANEVDEVITVINDVEKSDLEVSVKSESKDVIEPVGESILKQRDYSVSVFKSLFDVSDHYCQLLLLDEILNVGDQREITYLESLANHQNIEIQDKALVIKVALEAKLNPEIDIEQSVVEIVESLNVQVSDLKESTKVKLPTRIYKETEITETVENLLPLEYCFLLGELGIKAPRTKSIFEINFDFDYSIDNASKFNKGDTLTSNHPTKDDSGLTKEEHNFFQQLLHFPLTIKDDING from the coding sequence TTGATTACAGCTCCAAAAGTTCATACCAATCTTTTGTGGGACCTGTCTATTTTATTTTCTGTTTTAGCTTTAGTATACTTTTCTGCTATTTTTTATTATAGGATAAAATTTAAGAAGAATTCGGCAGATACAGCAAAGAGAAAAAAAGAACTAGCCCCTATGGTTAGTGAGTTTTTGTTTTATCAAGAAAATGAAGGTACAAAAGAGGAAAATAATAGTTATATAGAACAAAAAATAGCAATAAGGGAGTTGCTAAAGGATAAAAGAAATGAAAATGTTTTGTCCGAAATTCTTTTAGATTTAAGAAAAGATGTTTCAGGAGATACAATGAAAAGTCTTTTTAAACTTTATAAAGATTTAAACTTAGAGATAAAAGCATTTGAAAAATTAAGAAGTTTTAAATGGCAAAAAATTTCTCAAGGAATGTTTGAGTTAACTCAAATGCAAGTAAAAGAGTCTTATAGTTTTATTAGCCGCTTTATTAACGATAAGCGATCGGTGGTTAGAAAACAGGCTGAAATATCTACAGTAACCTTAATGGATGAGGGTATTTCATATTTTTTGGATACTACAAAATATCAAATATCAGAATGGCAACAACTTAAAATATTAGAGGTAATATCTGGTGTTAAAGGTTTTGAGCCTCCTAGGTTTAATAAGTGGTTAACATCAAATAATAGAGATGTTGTTTTGTTTTCTTTGCGATTGATAAAGCATTATGATCAAAACGAAAGTGAAGAATCTATTATCTCATTAGTTAGACATAGAGACAATAAGATTAAAAATGAAGCTATAGATTGTATTAAGAAATTTAATTTTAAAAGCTCTAGATCAATTTTAAAAGCAATTTTTAAAACGAATAATTCTCATATAAAACTAGCCATTTTAGATGCTTTAGCATCTTTTGAGAATAAGGAAGATATTAAGTTTTTAGAAAAAGTATATCGTAAAGATTTTAATTTTACAGTAAAGAGTAAGGCTTTAAGTGCTATTAATACAATATATCCAGGACATGTTATTCCTTCAGAAAATTTAGATGAAATTCCTGCAAGCTTAAAAGGTAAAATTGTAGCTAAAGTTGAAGAAAAAACTACAATTATAAATACACCTGTAATTGTAGAGCCTATAGGTAATGAAAAACAAATTATAAATGACCCTACAGAAGTTTTTGCAAATGAAGTTGATGAAGTAATAACAGTGATTAATGATGTTGAAAAATCTGATTTAGAAGTGTCTGTAAAATCGGAGAGTAAAGATGTAATAGAACCTGTAGGAGAATCTATTTTAAAACAAAGAGATTATAGTGTTAGTGTTTTTAAATCTCTTTTTGATGTTTCAGATCATTATTGTCAATTATTATTATTAGATGAAATTTTAAATGTAGGTGACCAACGAGAAATTACTTATTTAGAGAGTCTAGCAAATCACCAGAATATTGAAATTCAAGACAAAGCACTAGTTATAAAAGTTGCCTTAGAAGCTAAATTAAATCCGGAAATTGATATTGAACAGTCTGTTGTTGAAATTGTTGAAAGTTTAAACGTTCAAGTTTCTGATTTAAAAGAATCAACTAAAGTTAAATTACCTACAAGAATATATAAAGAAACTGAAATAACAGAAACAGTAGAAAACTTACTACCATTAGAGTATTGTTTTTTATTAGGAGAATTAGGTATAAAAGCCCCTAGAACTAAAAGTATTTTCGAAATCAATTTCGATTTTGATTATTCTATAGATAATGCTTCTAAATTTAATAAGGGAGACACTCTAACTTCTAATCATCCAACTAAAGACGATAGTGGATTAACTAAAGAAGAGCATAATTTTTTTCAACAGTTATTGCATTTCCCCTTAACCATTAAAGACGATATAAATGGATAG